One window of the Eucalyptus grandis isolate ANBG69807.140 chromosome 8, ASM1654582v1, whole genome shotgun sequence genome contains the following:
- the LOC104414274 gene encoding uncharacterized protein LOC104414274 isoform X2 yields the protein MALVEAVEARVVLLAEEAMVVQPADLDMTMVVAPVVMAQAEAMEARVVVMAKAMVVRVVDTAIMARAEAMEARVVVMVEATVIMAQAEAMEARLVVLAKATEVQVVDTVIMALAVDTVIMALAEAMEALVVVLVEATVVLAETMVVPVVDTDITMVAATAVMALVKATEAQVVVMAKAMEVQVADMAIMALVEAMEARVVVMAEAMEVQVADMAIMALAEAMEARVVVMAEAMEARVADMVIMALVEAMEARVVVMAEATVVLGEAMEVQAAEPAASPEEIMAMEDEAVTAPMNMAMVLEAATTTAEASSPPCQLLRTRHG from the exons ATGGCCCTGGTGGAGGCGGTGGAGGCCCGGGTGGTGCTCCTGGCGGAGGAGGCCATGGTGGTCCAACCGGCGGACCTGGACATGACCATGGTGGTGGCCCCGGTGGTCATGGCCCAGGCGGAGGCCATGGAGGCCAGGGTGGTGGTCATGGCGAAGGCCATGGTGGTCCGGGTGGTGGACACGGCGATCATGGCCCGGGCGGAGGCCATGGAGGCCCGGGTGGTGGTCATGGTGGAGGCCACGGTGATCATGGCCCAGGCGGAGGCCATGGAGGCCCGGCTGGTGGTCTTGGCAAAGGCCACGGAGGTCCAGGTGGTGGACACGGTGATCATGGCCCTGGCGGTGGACACGGTGATCATGGCCCTGGCGGAGGCCATGGAGGCCCTGGTGGTGGTGCTGGTGGAGGCCACGGTGGTCCTGGCGGAGACCATGGTGGTCCCGGTGGTGGACACGGACATCACCATGGTGGCGGCCACGGCGGTCATGGCCCTGGTGAAGGCCACGGAGGCCCAGGTGGTGGTCATGGCGAAGGCCATGGAGGTCCAGGTGGCGGACATGGCGATCATGGCCCTGGTGGAGGCCATGGAGGCCCGGGTGGTGGTCATGGCGGAGGCCATGGAGGTCCAGGTGGCGGACATGGCGATCATGGCCCTGGCGGAGGCCATGGAGGCCCGGGTGGTGGTCATGGCGGAGGCCATGGAGGCCCGG GTGGCGGACATGGTGATCATGGCCCTGGTGGAGGCCATGGAGGCCCGGGTGGTGGTCATGGCGGAGGCCACGGTGGTCCTGGGGGAGGCCATGGAGGTCCAGGCGGCGGAGCCGGCAGCAAGCCCTGAGGAGATCATGGCCATGGAGGACGAGGCGGTCACGGCCCCGATGAACATGGCCATGGTCCTGGAGGCGGCCACCACCACGGCTGAAGCCAGTTCGCCCCCTTGTCAGTTGTTGAGGACTAGACATGGTTAA
- the LOC104414274 gene encoding uncharacterized protein LOC104414274 isoform X1 has product MALVEAVEARVVLLAEEAMVVQPADLDMTMVVAPVVMAQAEAMEARVVVMAKAMVVRVVDTAIMARAEAMEARVVVMVEATVIMAQAEAMEARLVVLAKATEVQVVDTVIMALAVDTVIMALAEAMEALVVVLVEATVVLAETMVVPVVDTDITMVAATAVMALVKATEAQVVVMAKAMEVQVADMAIMALVEAMEARVVVMAEAMEVQVADMAIMALAEAMEARVVVMAEAMEARVVVMAKAMEVQVADMVIMALVEAMEARVVVMAEATVVLGEAMEVQAAEPAASPEEIMAMEDEAVTAPMNMAMVLEAATTTAEASSPPCQLLRTRHG; this is encoded by the exons ATGGCCCTGGTGGAGGCGGTGGAGGCCCGGGTGGTGCTCCTGGCGGAGGAGGCCATGGTGGTCCAACCGGCGGACCTGGACATGACCATGGTGGTGGCCCCGGTGGTCATGGCCCAGGCGGAGGCCATGGAGGCCAGGGTGGTGGTCATGGCGAAGGCCATGGTGGTCCGGGTGGTGGACACGGCGATCATGGCCCGGGCGGAGGCCATGGAGGCCCGGGTGGTGGTCATGGTGGAGGCCACGGTGATCATGGCCCAGGCGGAGGCCATGGAGGCCCGGCTGGTGGTCTTGGCAAAGGCCACGGAGGTCCAGGTGGTGGACACGGTGATCATGGCCCTGGCGGTGGACACGGTGATCATGGCCCTGGCGGAGGCCATGGAGGCCCTGGTGGTGGTGCTGGTGGAGGCCACGGTGGTCCTGGCGGAGACCATGGTGGTCCCGGTGGTGGACACGGACATCACCATGGTGGCGGCCACGGCGGTCATGGCCCTGGTGAAGGCCACGGAGGCCCAGGTGGTGGTCATGGCGAAGGCCATGGAGGTCCAGGTGGCGGACATGGCGATCATGGCCCTGGTGGAGGCCATGGAGGCCCGGGTGGTGGTCATGGCGGAGGCCATGGAGGTCCAGGTGGCGGACATGGCGATCATGGCCCTGGCGGAG GCCATGGAGGCCCGGGTGGTGGTCATGGCGGAGGCCATGGAGGCCCGGGTGGTGGTCATGGCGAAGGCCATGGAGGTCCAGGTGGCGGACATGGTGATCATGGCCCTGGTGGAGGCCATGGAGGCCCGGGTGGTGGTCATGGCGGAGGCCACGGTGGTCCTGGGGGAGGCCATGGAGGTCCAGGCGGCGGAGCCGGCAGCAAGCCCTGAGGAGATCATGGCCATGGAGGACGAGGCGGTCACGGCCCCGATGAACATGGCCATGGTCCTGGAGGCGGCCACCACCACGGCTGAAGCCAGTTCGCCCCCTTGTCAGTTGTTGAGGACTAGACATGGTTAA
- the LOC104414274 gene encoding uncharacterized protein LOC104414274 isoform X5, whose protein sequence is MALVEAVEARVVLLAEEAMVVQPADLDMTMVVAPVVMAQAEAMEARVVVMAKAMVVRVVDTAIMARAEAMEARVVVMVEATVIMAQAEAMEARLVVLAKATEVQVVDTVIMALAVDTVIMALAEAMEALVVVLVEATVVLAETMVVPVVDTDITMVAATAVMALVKATEAQVVVMAKAMEVQVADMAIMALVEAMEARVVVMAEAMEARVVVMAKAMEVQVADMVIMALVEAMEARVVVMAEATVVLGEAMEVQAAEPAASPEEIMAMEDEAVTAPMNMAMVLEAATTTAEASSPPCQLLRTRHG, encoded by the exons ATGGCCCTGGTGGAGGCGGTGGAGGCCCGGGTGGTGCTCCTGGCGGAGGAGGCCATGGTGGTCCAACCGGCGGACCTGGACATGACCATGGTGGTGGCCCCGGTGGTCATGGCCCAGGCGGAGGCCATGGAGGCCAGGGTGGTGGTCATGGCGAAGGCCATGGTGGTCCGGGTGGTGGACACGGCGATCATGGCCCGGGCGGAGGCCATGGAGGCCCGGGTGGTGGTCATGGTGGAGGCCACGGTGATCATGGCCCAGGCGGAGGCCATGGAGGCCCGGCTGGTGGTCTTGGCAAAGGCCACGGAGGTCCAGGTGGTGGACACGGTGATCATGGCCCTGGCGGTGGACACGGTGATCATGGCCCTGGCGGAGGCCATGGAGGCCCTGGTGGTGGTGCTGGTGGAGGCCACGGTGGTCCTGGCGGAGACCATGGTGGTCCCGGTGGTGGACACGGACATCACCATGGTGGCGGCCACGGCGGTCATGGCCCTGGTGAAGGCCACGGAGGCCCAGGTGGTGGTCATGGCGAAGGCCATGGAGGTCCAGGTGGCGGACATGGCGATCATGGCCCTGGTGGAG GCCATGGAGGCCCGGGTGGTGGTCATGGCGGAGGCCATGGAGGCCCGGGTGGTGGTCATGGCGAAGGCCATGGAGGTCCAGGTGGCGGACATGGTGATCATGGCCCTGGTGGAGGCCATGGAGGCCCGGGTGGTGGTCATGGCGGAGGCCACGGTGGTCCTGGGGGAGGCCATGGAGGTCCAGGCGGCGGAGCCGGCAGCAAGCCCTGAGGAGATCATGGCCATGGAGGACGAGGCGGTCACGGCCCCGATGAACATGGCCATGGTCCTGGAGGCGGCCACCACCACGGCTGAAGCCAGTTCGCCCCCTTGTCAGTTGTTGAGGACTAGACATGGTTAA
- the LOC104414274 gene encoding uncharacterized protein LOC104414274 isoform X6 — MALVEAVEARVVLLAEEAMVVQPADLDMTMVVAPVVMAQAEAMEARVVVMAKAMVVRVVDTAIMARAEAMEARVVVMVEATVIMAQAEAMEARLVVLAKATEVQVVDTVIMALAVDTVIMALAEAMEALVVVLVEATVVLAETMVVPVVDTDITMVAATAVMALVKATEAQVVVMAKAMEVQVADMAIMALVEAMEARVVVMAKAMEVQVADMVIMALVEAMEARVVVMAEATVVLGEAMEVQAAEPAASPEEIMAMEDEAVTAPMNMAMVLEAATTTAEASSPPCQLLRTRHG; from the exons ATGGCCCTGGTGGAGGCGGTGGAGGCCCGGGTGGTGCTCCTGGCGGAGGAGGCCATGGTGGTCCAACCGGCGGACCTGGACATGACCATGGTGGTGGCCCCGGTGGTCATGGCCCAGGCGGAGGCCATGGAGGCCAGGGTGGTGGTCATGGCGAAGGCCATGGTGGTCCGGGTGGTGGACACGGCGATCATGGCCCGGGCGGAGGCCATGGAGGCCCGGGTGGTGGTCATGGTGGAGGCCACGGTGATCATGGCCCAGGCGGAGGCCATGGAGGCCCGGCTGGTGGTCTTGGCAAAGGCCACGGAGGTCCAGGTGGTGGACACGGTGATCATGGCCCTGGCGGTGGACACGGTGATCATGGCCCTGGCGGAGGCCATGGAGGCCCTGGTGGTGGTGCTGGTGGAGGCCACGGTGGTCCTGGCGGAGACCATGGTGGTCCCGGTGGTGGACACGGACATCACCATGGTGGCGGCCACGGCGGTCATGGCCCTGGTGAAGGCCACGGAGGCCCAGGTGGTGGTCATGGCGAAGGCCATGGAGGTCCAGGTGGCGGACATGGCGATCATGGCCCTGGTGGAG GCCATGGAGGCCCGGGTGGTGGTCATGGCGAAGGCCATGGAGGTCCAGGTGGCGGACATGGTGATCATGGCCCTGGTGGAGGCCATGGAGGCCCGGGTGGTGGTCATGGCGGAGGCCACGGTGGTCCTGGGGGAGGCCATGGAGGTCCAGGCGGCGGAGCCGGCAGCAAGCCCTGAGGAGATCATGGCCATGGAGGACGAGGCGGTCACGGCCCCGATGAACATGGCCATGGTCCTGGAGGCGGCCACCACCACGGCTGAAGCCAGTTCGCCCCCTTGTCAGTTGTTGAGGACTAGACATGGTTAA
- the LOC104414274 gene encoding uncharacterized protein LOC104414274 isoform X3, translating to MALVEAVEARVVLLAEEAMVVQPADLDMTMVVAPVVMAQAEAMEARVVVMAKAMVVRVVDTAIMARAEAMEARVVVMVEATVIMAQAEAMEARLVVLAKATEVQVVDTVIMALAVDTVIMALAEAMEALVVVLVEATVVLAETMVVPVVDTDITMVAATAVMALVKATEAQVVVMAKAMEVQVADMAIMALVEAMEARVVVMAEAMEVQVADMAIMALAEAMEARVVVMAKAMEVQVADMVIMALVEAMEARVVVMAEATVVLGEAMEVQAAEPAASPEEIMAMEDEAVTAPMNMAMVLEAATTTAEASSPPCQLLRTRHG from the exons ATGGCCCTGGTGGAGGCGGTGGAGGCCCGGGTGGTGCTCCTGGCGGAGGAGGCCATGGTGGTCCAACCGGCGGACCTGGACATGACCATGGTGGTGGCCCCGGTGGTCATGGCCCAGGCGGAGGCCATGGAGGCCAGGGTGGTGGTCATGGCGAAGGCCATGGTGGTCCGGGTGGTGGACACGGCGATCATGGCCCGGGCGGAGGCCATGGAGGCCCGGGTGGTGGTCATGGTGGAGGCCACGGTGATCATGGCCCAGGCGGAGGCCATGGAGGCCCGGCTGGTGGTCTTGGCAAAGGCCACGGAGGTCCAGGTGGTGGACACGGTGATCATGGCCCTGGCGGTGGACACGGTGATCATGGCCCTGGCGGAGGCCATGGAGGCCCTGGTGGTGGTGCTGGTGGAGGCCACGGTGGTCCTGGCGGAGACCATGGTGGTCCCGGTGGTGGACACGGACATCACCATGGTGGCGGCCACGGCGGTCATGGCCCTGGTGAAGGCCACGGAGGCCCAGGTGGTGGTCATGGCGAAGGCCATGGAGGTCCAGGTGGCGGACATGGCGATCATGGCCCTGGTGGAGGCCATGGAGGCCCGGGTGGTGGTCATGGCGGAGGCCATGGAGGTCCAGGTGGCGGACATGGCGATCATGGCCCTGGCGGAG GCCATGGAGGCCCGGGTGGTGGTCATGGCGAAGGCCATGGAGGTCCAGGTGGCGGACATGGTGATCATGGCCCTGGTGGAGGCCATGGAGGCCCGGGTGGTGGTCATGGCGGAGGCCACGGTGGTCCTGGGGGAGGCCATGGAGGTCCAGGCGGCGGAGCCGGCAGCAAGCCCTGAGGAGATCATGGCCATGGAGGACGAGGCGGTCACGGCCCCGATGAACATGGCCATGGTCCTGGAGGCGGCCACCACCACGGCTGAAGCCAGTTCGCCCCCTTGTCAGTTGTTGAGGACTAGACATGGTTAA
- the LOC104414274 gene encoding uncharacterized protein LOC104414274 isoform X4 — protein MALVEAVEARVVLLAEEAMVVQPADLDMTMVVAPVVMAQAEAMEARVVVMAKAMVVRVVDTAIMARAEAMEARVVVMVEATVIMAQAEAMEARLVVLAKATEVQVVDTVIMALAVDTVIMALAEAMEALVVVLVEATVVLAETMVVPVVDTDITMVAATAVMALVKATEAQVVVMAKAMEVQVADMAIMALVEAMEARVVVMAEAMEARVVVMAKAMEVQVADMVIMALVEAMEARVVVMAEATVVLGEAMEVQAAEPAASPEEIMAMEDEAVTAPMNMAMVLEAATTTAEASSPPCQLLRTRHG, from the exons ATGGCCCTGGTGGAGGCGGTGGAGGCCCGGGTGGTGCTCCTGGCGGAGGAGGCCATGGTGGTCCAACCGGCGGACCTGGACATGACCATGGTGGTGGCCCCGGTGGTCATGGCCCAGGCGGAGGCCATGGAGGCCAGGGTGGTGGTCATGGCGAAGGCCATGGTGGTCCGGGTGGTGGACACGGCGATCATGGCCCGGGCGGAGGCCATGGAGGCCCGGGTGGTGGTCATGGTGGAGGCCACGGTGATCATGGCCCAGGCGGAGGCCATGGAGGCCCGGCTGGTGGTCTTGGCAAAGGCCACGGAGGTCCAGGTGGTGGACACGGTGATCATGGCCCTGGCGGTGGACACGGTGATCATGGCCCTGGCGGAGGCCATGGAGGCCCTGGTGGTGGTGCTGGTGGAGGCCACGGTGGTCCTGGCGGAGACCATGGTGGTCCCGGTGGTGGACACGGACATCACCATGGTGGCGGCCACGGCGGTCATGGCCCTGGTGAAGGCCACGGAGGCCCAGGTGGTGGTCATGGCGAAGGCCATGGAGGTCCAGGTGGCGGACATGGCGATCATGGCCCTGGTGGAGGCCATGGAGGCCCGGGTGGTGGTCATGGCGGAGGCCATGGAG GCCCGGGTGGTGGTCATGGCGAAGGCCATGGAGGTCCAGGTGGCGGACATGGTGATCATGGCCCTGGTGGAGGCCATGGAGGCCCGGGTGGTGGTCATGGCGGAGGCCACGGTGGTCCTGGGGGAGGCCATGGAGGTCCAGGCGGCGGAGCCGGCAGCAAGCCCTGAGGAGATCATGGCCATGGAGGACGAGGCGGTCACGGCCCCGATGAACATGGCCATGGTCCTGGAGGCGGCCACCACCACGGCTGAAGCCAGTTCGCCCCCTTGTCAGTTGTTGAGGACTAGACATGGTTAA
- the LOC104414275 gene encoding uncharacterized protein LOC104414275 — protein sequence MATVKAMEAQVVVMVEVTVVQAADTDMTMVVVMAPVEAMEATAVVMMEAMGEAMVEAMEATVVVMMEATGEATVEAMEVQAVDMDMTMEEATAASPEEITAMEDQEGMAPVAKVVADTSSPPLGSCCGLASHDCCMM from the exons ATGGCCACGGTGAAGGCCATGGAGGCCCAGGTGGTGGTCATGGTGGAGGTCACGGTGGTCCAGGCGGCGGACACGGACATGACCATGGTGGTGGTCATGGCCCCGGTGGAGGCCATGGAGGCCACGGCGGTGGTCATGATGGAGGCCATGGGGGAGGCCATGGTGGAG GCCATGGAGGCCACGGTGGTGGTCATGATGGAGGCCACGGGGGAGGCCACGGTGGAGGCCATGGAGGTCCAGGCGGTGGACATGGACATGACCATGGAGGAGGCCACGGCGGCAAGCCCGGAGGAGATCACGGCCATGGAGGACCAGGAGGGCATGGCCCCGGTGGCCAAGGTGGTGGCCGACACTAGTTCGCCACCGCTTGGCAGTTGTTGTGGACTAGCGTCACATGATTGCTGTATGATGTAA